The following DNA comes from Geobacter sp..
CAAGAAAAAACTAAAGAAAGCGGCGATAATCACAGCTCAAAGCAGTTGCCAGTTTCTTTGCGGTTTCCTTGCCTATGGGCCGTTTGCCGTGTTCCATGGCACTAATGTTTGACCGAGAAATGCCAGTCAATTCAGCCAGTGCATCCTGAGTGAGGCCTTCACGCAAACGGATACCACGAAGGTAAACCCCGGCAGGGTTGGTGTCCAACTCCGGTGAAATATCGGGAGCAGGAATACTATCGGAAGACTCAATAATACCGGCACCGACCTTGAGTGCATATTTACGCAACCGGCTTATAACTTCAGGAGATCCTATAATACGAATACTTTCAGTAGGGTGCTTTTTCGTGGGTGCCAACATAAATAATCTCCACAATATGTACTTCGTTGTCTTCAACACGCCAAACAGCTACATAAGTTGGTTGGCCTTTTTTCAGGTGGCAGTGGTGTAATCCTCCGGAAAGTTTGGAATAATTTGGCCAGTCTCCACGTACTGGACCTGTGGCGCGAATGTCGATAATGAGAGCATTAAGCACCGCCTTTATCCGCTCCGGGATTTTTTCACGGAGCTTTACCGCCTTTCGGCTGTAAACAACATTCCATGCCATAAGCCATAATGTATCGGTAGCTGATACGTTGTCAAGCTGATATGTGAGAAGATCAAAGGAATAGGGGGAGAGGATGAAGGGCCAAATCCTCATTCTCCATTTGAGAGGTGAGACGGGAAAAGGAGCGGGTTACCGCCCGCCCGTTGCCAGCAGGAAAAGCTAAACCGTCCAATCAATGACTTTGAGAGAAGGTACCTGGAGAAATTCACGGGTGTTATTGGTAACCAGGGGGATTCCCAGCGATACGGCGTGGGCGGCAATCAACATATCCATGGAGCCGATTGGCGTGCCGGCTTTTTCTAGGATTGCTCGAATATCTCCATAGGCATGAGCCGCTGCTTCATCATATGAAACCAATTCCAGAGGGATGATGAATTCGTCGAGGGCTTTGGCGTTTTTCTCTCTATGGGCGCTCTTGGCAACTCCGTAGCGCAATTCCGAGAGCGTTACGGATGAAATGCCAATGTCCCCGATCTGGTACTCCAGGAAACGCTTAAGCACGGCGACCGGCTGCTGTTTTATGATGTAAATGCAGATATTGGTGTCGAGCAGCAGTTTCATCAGAAGCTCTCCCGCTTGTCCGGTTCAGGTTGTATGCGCTCGGACATGAAATCGCGGGAGAATTTCTTGAGGCTGTCGAAGAGGGAATCCCACGAATCGCTCCGGGGGATCAATTGAACGACGTTGCCGCTTTTCTTAATGAATACTTCGCTGTCTTCGAAGCGAAATTCTTTGGGCAGCCTTACTGCCTGGCTTTGTCCATTTTGAAAAATCTTTGCGGTTTTCATCCCGGACCTCCACGATAATATATATTTTAAATATATATTTCAGGTCTTGAGTTGGCAAGTAAAATTTCGCTCACCCCACCACCGGCCCCTGTGCTCCCCCGAATTCCATGCCGAAATCGTTCCATATGAATTTTTTATTAAAGTCGTCAGAAGTATAAGGCGATATGCAAAGAAAACTAATGATTCCCAAAGAAGGGGGTCGACCGCCGCGCGGCGTGTCGATCCCCTTTTTTGCGTCGGTTCACATGGTTATGGGTAATTGCCATTTTTCATGGGTCAGGGAGGCACTATGCACGGAACGATCAAGACGAGGCTCTACGCAATGGTCGGGTTGATCATTGTCTGCTTTTCACTCTTCATCGGCCTGGGGATGTTCATCACCGCCAAGGTCAAGGTGAACGGCCCGGCCTATCAGGAGATCGTCCGGGGCAAGGACCTGATTGCCGATATCCTGCCGCCCCCCGAATACATCATCGAGTCGTATCTGGTGACCCTGCAGGCTCTGGGGGCAAAGGATGCGGACCAGATCAAGGGGCTGCAGGAGCGGCTTTCCCAGCTCCGCAAGGATTACGACAGCCGCCACGAATTCTGGCTTAGGGACCTGCCCGAAGGGAACATCAAAAAGCTGCTGCTCGATGATTCCTATACGCCGGCCGTTGCCTTCTATGACCTGGCGCAGAAGGAGTTCTTCCCCCTGCTTGCAGCAGGCAACCGCGAACAGGCCCACAAGGTGTCGGAAGAGAGGCTGCAGCCGCTCTACGATGCGCACCGCAAGGCTATCGACGAAATCGTCACGCTGACCAATGCACAGAACAGCCAGGTCGAAAAGCAGACGGCGCAGGCGCTCTCCCGCTATCAGGGAGGGCTGCTGCTGGCCGGCTTCCTGCTGCTCGGCGGCATCCTCATGGCCTTCATGCGGGTCATTCGCACCATTCTGGCCTCGCTCGACATGAGCATCCGGACCTCGTCACGGTTTGCCGAAGGTGACCTGTCGGTTGACGTTGCCGGAACCGGTGCCGGCTGCGACCGGTCGCTGGTCGACAGTCTCGCGCTGTTGCAGACCGGTCTTTCCGACATCGTCACCACGGTCAAGAAGACGGCGCTGCTGGTGAAAGACGGCTCGAACACCCAGTTCAGGGACGTGGAAACCATCTCCGGCCACCTCGAGGACGTTGCCGGCCGCACCCTCTCCATCTCGGCAGCAGCTGAGGAATTTTCCGCCACTTCGGCGACGATCGCGGGCAATTGTGACCAGGCCGCGCACAACTCCGGAAATGCGTCGACGGCGGCGGCCGCCGGGGTCGGGATCGTCCAGGAGGCGGTGACCAGCATCCGCAAGATCAGCGACCGGATCAACGATACCGCCACGGTTATAGGAAAGCTGGGGGCCAAATCGGACCAGATCGGCAACATCATTGCCACCATCGAGGATATTGCCGATCAGACCAACCTTTTGGCGCTCAATGCGGCAATTGAAGCGGCCAGGGCAGGGGAGCAGGGGCGGGGGTTTGCCGTGGTTGCCGACGAGGTGCGGGCGCTGGCCGAACGGACCACCAAGGCCACCCGAGAGATCGGCGAGATGATCCGGGCGATCCAGCAGGAGACGGCGCTGGCGGTTTCTTCCATGGAGGAGGGGGTGTACGAGGTAGTGCAGGGGAGTGAAGCAGTGGAGCGCTCGGGCGCCTCGCTGGCGGAGATCCTTCGGAGTGTGGAGCAGGTGGCTGCCCAGATCGCGGAGATTGCCACTGCTGCCGGTCAGGAGAGTGCCACTGCCGGCGAGATTTCCGCCAGCCTGCAGCAGATAGCCACGGTGGTGGCGCATGCACAAACCATGGGCCGGGAGACCGCCGATATCTCCGCCCAGGTCAATACCCTTGCCTCAGAGCTTGAACAGCAGGTCTCCCGGTTCAGGCTGTACCAGGGAGAGAGGTAGGGGCTCGCGGGACCTCAGTTGTGCGCCAGTTTCTGGGCTTCCTTGGCGTTGGCCTGGAAGAGGTTCGCCACCTCGAAGACCAGGTTCATGGTGCCGCGGTAGCCGACCCACATCTTCTGGTGGGCGCCGAGACGGTCGAACACCGGCAATCCGGCCCGCAGATGGGCGCCGATCTTCAGCTTCCCGGCTGCCTGGCGGCCGTTGCTGTTCGCCACCAGCAGGTCGACGCCTTTGGCCGCCTCTTCCAGGTCTTCCAGGTCGCCGACAGAGACATTGGCGCAGGGGAGGTCATCCAGCCCCCTGGTGCGGGTGGCGGAGAGCGCTGCCTGGATCTCGCACCCCATGCCGGCGAGGAACCGGGTCAGGGTCTTGAGGTTGTCGGATTCCAGGGCAATGGCGACTTTTTTTGCGCCGAACTGGTAGTGGCTGTCCACCATGGCGTCCATGAGTCGGCTCCGCCAGCGGCGATGCCTTTCCGGGATCGGTTGCCCGCTGAGGTCGGCAAGGGTGGCCATCAGCCGGTCTATCTCGGCCAGGCCGGTGGCGGACGAGAAACCATAGGCCGGTATCCCGAATTTTTCCCGCAGCACGATGCCGGCCTTTGCCAGTGAGTCGCCGATATAGAGCGTGGCTTGGCTCCGTCCGGCACGGCGGATCTCCTCGACGGGAATCCCGCCGGTGGAGAGCGGCGACACCTCGACGTCGATATGGCCGTCCAGGGCATTGGCGATGTCGGGGATGGTCAGGCAGGTCAGACCGAAGGATTCGACGATCTCCTTCAGCTCCTCCACGTCCGCCGGGGTGAGATGGGCGCCGGGCAGCAGGTTCACCTGGCCGGGGATCGTCTCCCCCCCCTCGGGCAGCGTGGCGACGATCGCTTCCACTGCCGCGGCATATCCCTCCTGCAGCGAGCCGCAGTAATCCGGGGTGGAGGCCCAGACCACCGGCACTGACGCCGATTCGGGGTGTTCCTCGCGGAACTGGTGGATGGCGCTCCGCACGTCGTCCCCCATGGTCTCGGTCAGGCCGGAGGTCATGACGCCGACGATGGCGGGCTGAAACTTCTCGATGACCCGGCCGATCCCCTTTTTCAGGTTATCCCATCCCCCGAAGATGGCGGTGTCTTCGCTCATGGCAGTGGCATTGAGGGCGATGGACTCCTTGAAGTGACGCGACAGCTGCAGGCGGATGAAGGTGGAGCAGCCCTGGGCGCCGTGCAGGAGTCCGAGCATCCCGTCGATGCCGAGATAGGCAAGGGTCGCCCCCAGCGCCGGCGAGTTTTTCTGCGGGTTGACCGTGGCCTGCTTGGTCGACACCTTGACCCGCGAGGCAGAGATATCCTCGCCGAGAAAGGTTTCGCCGTGGGTCGCCGCCAGCGCGACGTCCGCTGCCAGTTCCCCTGCGCTCTTCTCCCAGGGGGCAGGGGCGTTCAGTGCCGGCCAGATCGGGTTGTTGACGGTCAGGTCGAGCTGGCGGGCAAAGGTGACCATCCCCTCGTACCCGGCATAGGGATGGGCCCGGCCGTGGTTGATATCGAGAAACGGCGTCCTGGTCTTCAGCGCCAGGAACTTGGTCTTCCCCCCGGCCACGATCAGGTCCGGCATCTTCTCCCGCATGACCCCCAAAAGGCCGGCGGTGGAGGTGTCCTCGATGATCGTGGCATCCTTGTGCATCAGCCCCTTCATCCGGTAGAAATCTTCCAGGGTCGAATTCTGGGTCCCGGCGGCCAGGATCTCCACCCCCAGCTCCCGCAGGGCATTGACCATGGACCAGGTCTTCACCCCGCCGGTGAAAAGGACTGCCCGCTTCCCCTCCAGGCGAGCCCGAAAGGGTGCTATCCGGATGCGGCAGAGCGCCTCTTCCTCTGCCAGCAGCTGTTCCACCCGATCCTGCATGACCCGCTTCTCCAGGCCGTTTACCGCATTGTCCAGTTCCCTGGCAATCTCCCTGAGCGCCTTGGCCGTGTCGGTCATGCCGTAGAACGACTCCTCCAGGTAGGGCATGCCGTAGGTCTTTTGCATCTTCTTGGCCAGGTTGGTGAGCGATTTGGAGCAGATGATGATGTTCAGCTTTGCCCGGTGGGCGTAGCGGAGTTCCTCGAACCGGGCATCGCCGGAAAAGCAGGAGAGGATCTGGATGCCGAGCCGGTCGAAGAGCGGCTGCATCCCCCAGAGGTCGCCGGCGATGTTGTACTCGCCGATCAGGTTGATGGGGTATTCCCCCACCTCCGGCGGCTCGGCCGTGCCGATCACGTGCTTGAAGAGGATTTCCCCTGCCAGCCGGTTGCCGATGTTCTTGTCGCCGATGAAGCCGGGGGTGTTGACCGGGATCACCGGAATCCTCAACGGCGCCTTTTTGCCCAGGCCGGCGTTGGCTGCGTCGGAATCTCCTCGACGTACTTCCGTGTACGCCTGCGTCGCTTCCTCCTTGCCGCCTTGGCCTGAACAAAAATTCTTGTTGAGGGCATCTTGAGCTGCCTTGCAGACCGCCTCCACGTCGTCGCCGGTCATGGCGGTGACGCAGGTGGCATAGACGAAG
Coding sequences within:
- a CDS encoding cytotoxic translational repressor of toxin-antitoxin stability system: MAWNVVYSRKAVKLREKIPERIKAVLNALIIDIRATGPVRGDWPNYSKLSGGLHHCHLKKGQPTYVAVWRVEDNEVHIVEIIYVGTHEKAPY
- a CDS encoding helix-turn-helix domain-containing protein; its protein translation is MLAPTKKHPTESIRIIGSPEVISRLRKYALKVGAGIIESSDSIPAPDISPELDTNPAGVYLRGIRLREGLTQDALAELTGISRSNISAMEHGKRPIGKETAKKLATALSCDYRRFL
- a CDS encoding bifunctional nitrogenase iron-molybdenum cofactor biosynthesis protein NifEN → MARPDYYDAPECDTQEKGAPKFCKKSEPGEGTERSCAYDGARVVLMPITDVIHLVHGPIACAGNSWDNRGARSSGSQLYRRGFTTEMLENDVIFGGEKKLYKAILDLAGRYPEAKAIFVYATCVTAMTGDDVEAVCKAAQDALNKNFCSGQGGKEEATQAYTEVRRGDSDAANAGLGKKAPLRIPVIPVNTPGFIGDKNIGNRLAGEILFKHVIGTAEPPEVGEYPINLIGEYNIAGDLWGMQPLFDRLGIQILSCFSGDARFEELRYAHRAKLNIIICSKSLTNLAKKMQKTYGMPYLEESFYGMTDTAKALREIARELDNAVNGLEKRVMQDRVEQLLAEEEALCRIRIAPFRARLEGKRAVLFTGGVKTWSMVNALRELGVEILAAGTQNSTLEDFYRMKGLMHKDATIIEDTSTAGLLGVMREKMPDLIVAGGKTKFLALKTRTPFLDINHGRAHPYAGYEGMVTFARQLDLTVNNPIWPALNAPAPWEKSAGELAADVALAATHGETFLGEDISASRVKVSTKQATVNPQKNSPALGATLAYLGIDGMLGLLHGAQGCSTFIRLQLSRHFKESIALNATAMSEDTAIFGGWDNLKKGIGRVIEKFQPAIVGVMTSGLTETMGDDVRSAIHQFREEHPESASVPVVWASTPDYCGSLQEGYAAAVEAIVATLPEGGETIPGQVNLLPGAHLTPADVEELKEIVESFGLTCLTIPDIANALDGHIDVEVSPLSTGGIPVEEIRRAGRSQATLYIGDSLAKAGIVLREKFGIPAYGFSSATGLAEIDRLMATLADLSGQPIPERHRRWRSRLMDAMVDSHYQFGAKKVAIALESDNLKTLTRFLAGMGCEIQAALSATRTRGLDDLPCANVSVGDLEDLEEAAKGVDLLVANSNGRQAAGKLKIGAHLRAGLPVFDRLGAHQKMWVGYRGTMNLVFEVANLFQANAKEAQKLAHN
- a CDS encoding PIN domain-containing protein, yielding MKLLLDTNICIYIIKQQPVAVLKRFLEYQIGDIGISSVTLSELRYGVAKSAHREKNAKALDEFIIPLELVSYDEAAAHAYGDIRAILEKAGTPIGSMDMLIAAHAVSLGIPLVTNNTREFLQVPSLKVIDWTV
- a CDS encoding methyl-accepting chemotaxis protein, translated to MGQGGTMHGTIKTRLYAMVGLIIVCFSLFIGLGMFITAKVKVNGPAYQEIVRGKDLIADILPPPEYIIESYLVTLQALGAKDADQIKGLQERLSQLRKDYDSRHEFWLRDLPEGNIKKLLLDDSYTPAVAFYDLAQKEFFPLLAAGNREQAHKVSEERLQPLYDAHRKAIDEIVTLTNAQNSQVEKQTAQALSRYQGGLLLAGFLLLGGILMAFMRVIRTILASLDMSIRTSSRFAEGDLSVDVAGTGAGCDRSLVDSLALLQTGLSDIVTTVKKTALLVKDGSNTQFRDVETISGHLEDVAGRTLSISAAAEEFSATSATIAGNCDQAAHNSGNASTAAAAGVGIVQEAVTSIRKISDRINDTATVIGKLGAKSDQIGNIIATIEDIADQTNLLALNAAIEAARAGEQGRGFAVVADEVRALAERTTKATREIGEMIRAIQQETALAVSSMEEGVYEVVQGSEAVERSGASLAEILRSVEQVAAQIAEIATAAGQESATAGEISASLQQIATVVAHAQTMGRETADISAQVNTLASELEQQVSRFRLYQGER
- a CDS encoding AbrB/MazE/SpoVT family DNA-binding domain-containing protein translates to MKTAKIFQNGQSQAVRLPKEFRFEDSEVFIKKSGNVVQLIPRSDSWDSLFDSLKKFSRDFMSERIQPEPDKRESF